From the genome of Dermacentor variabilis isolate Ectoservices unplaced genomic scaffold, ASM5094787v1 scaffold_14, whole genome shotgun sequence, one region includes:
- the LOC142567698 gene encoding coiled-coil domain-containing protein 12 translates to MAADEQVGSLEEQALKRKERLRALREKKTGANDAEEDDKAKQPVPESLPKPVFRSYRPEDEALKESVIPDISPAAIEEEIKEKIAVGDSEDLAKEVDLASLAPRKPDWDLKRDVTKKLEKLERRTKRAIAELIRERLSSGKSGADLAAAVNTASGPQNIDSDED, encoded by the coding sequence ATGGCCGCCGACGAACAAGTCGGTTCTCTAGAGGAGCAAGCGTTGAAGCGAAAGGAACGCCTTCGCGCGTTACGCGAGAAGAAAACAGGCGCCAACGACGCCGAAGAAGACGACAAAGCCAAACAACCGGTGCCGGAATCGTTGCCAAAGCCGGTATTCAGGTCCTACAGACCCGAGGACGAAGCACTCAAGGAGTCCGTGATCCCGGACATCTCTCCGGCTGCCATCGAAGAAGAGATCAAGGAGAAGATCGCCGTCGGCGATTCGGAAGACCTCGCCAAAGAGGTCGACCTAGCTTCACTCGCTCCGAGGAAGCCCGACTGGGACTTGAAGCGCGACGTGACCAAAAAGCTGGAGAAACTCGAGAGGCGGACCAAGAGGGCCATTGCCGAGTTGATCCGCGAGCGCCTCAGTTCGGGCAAGAGCGGTGCCGATCTGGCCGCCGCCGTAAACACGGCCAGCGGGCCGCAGAACATCGATTCCGACGAGGACTGA